The following proteins come from a genomic window of Proteinivorax hydrogeniformans:
- a CDS encoding ABC transporter permease, with the protein MLATLLIGVLLGIYAKSPSRLIMYSQIIFLPSMMLSGIMFPADMLPTVLETIGLILPATHGMRILAAESFIASSYLTLILFIILSLIIIGLRLKRLNYEDVH; encoded by the coding sequence TTAGGTATTTATGCCAAGTCACCATCTAGGCTAATTATGTATTCGCAGATAATTTTTTTGCCTTCAATGATGCTTTCAGGGATAATGTTTCCTGCAGACATGCTACCAACGGTGTTAGAAACAATAGGCTTAATTTTACCAGCAACCCATGGGATGCGCATACTAGCGGCAGAAAGTTTTATCGCAAGTAGTTACCTTACATTAATTCTGTTTATAATCTTATCGCTTATAATAATAGGGCTAAGGTTAAAAAGGTTAAACTACGAGGATGTTCATTAA